From Eriocheir sinensis breed Jianghai 21 chromosome 37, ASM2467909v1, whole genome shotgun sequence, one genomic window encodes:
- the LOC127008065 gene encoding uncharacterized protein LOC127008065 isoform X2 produces MPVPHNNMAEGETDEQETLIRADDLQELSVGGAGASDGGGGNGGGGGAGGSSMLALPSLLQQPPPAWHLPLHCAALVVVAAALVIMLPVYLESINIAGDAYSGLLFFSLFTAAPIVLCVQVRYSYFCQLGRLGPPSPARVFRLGAAHGLATLMAVYALDRRRVVCHAQEPLMGLVVMYMIIIYFFYRGPELSSAKMFSLCGVLSGLFLAVDFQLNNKFRCRGAERGSEGTMEGYEWGMEAHSLWTIVYAVALFLFTLAWLLLEREVLSKKGIDPGRHLITTVSGVAGGGGEDTEALVVVTGSGGGGGGGGGLVLVPPPSLPNAKWELYMVWFTLASLATTLALLWTDFFTTLGKAGSPSEFVHLAAGAWRCHFHWGGECGPTALYGWSMAALHVMFLGLLGKVMAATQSMVFALATTALALPIQAIWWSLFTMGGPLGMVWQPQVTGELVFSLLGAPVMVACLCFWCHVDARHAHRTNSLLLT; encoded by the exons ATGCCAG TCCCTCACAACAACATGGCCGAGGGGGAGACGGATGAGCAGGAAACACTCATCCGCGCTGACGACCTACAGGAGCTGAGCGTCGGAGGTGCCGGTGCCAGTGACGGAGGCGGGGGCaatgggggaggtgggggagcaGGGGGAAGCAGCATGTtggccctcccctctctcctgcagCAGCCGCCCCCTGCCTGGCACCTGCCCCTGCACTGCgctgccctggtggtggtggccgccGCCCTTGTCATAATGCTCCCTGTGTACCTAGAG TCCATCAACATAGCTGGTGACGCATATTccggcctcctcttcttctccctcttcacggCGGCCCCCATCGTCCTTTGTGTCCAAGTACGCTACAGCTACTTCTGCCAACTGGGGCGCCTGGGACCACCCTCGCCTGCCCGTGTGTTCCGCCTTGGGGCCGCACACGGGCTGGCTACGCTCATGGCCGTGTATGCGCTGGACCGGCGGAGGGTGGTGTGTCACGCCCAGGAGCCTCTCATGGGGCTGGTGGTGATGTACATGATCATCATTTACTTCTTCTACCGGGGACCAG AGTTGAGTTCTGCCAAGATGTTCTCCCTGTGCGGTGTGCTCAGCGGACTCTTCCTTGCTGTGGACTTCCAGCTTAACAACAAGTTCCGTTGCCGAGGGGCTGAGCGGGGCAGTGAAGGGACGATGGAGGGGTATGAATGGGGGATGGAGGCCCATTCACTGTGGACCATCGTGTACGCTGTGGCGCTGTTCCTCTTCACACTGGCCTGGCTGCTGCTGGAGAGGGAGGTGCTGTCCAAGAAg GGCATTGATCCAGGCCGACACCTCATCACCACTGTATCAGgcgtggctggtggtggtggtgaagacacAGAAGCACTGGTGGTAGTGactggcagcggtggtggtggtggtggtggtggagggctggTGTTGGTGCCACCCCCTTCTTTGCCCAATGCCAAGTGGGAGCTGTACATGGTGTGGTTCACACTGGCCTCCCTCGCCACCACCCTCGCCCTCCTCTGGACAGACTTTTTCACCACGCTTGGCAAG GCTGGTTCTCCCTCTGAGTTTGTCCACCTGGCTGCTGGTGCGTGGAGGTGTCACTTCCACTGGGGGGGTGAGTGTGGCCCAACAGCCCTGTATGGGTGGTCCATGGCAGCACTACACGTCATGTTCCTGGGGCTGCTGGGGAAAGTGATGGCGGCCACACAGTCCATGGTGTTCGCCCTGGCCACCACCGCCCTGGCCCTCCCTATACAGGCCATCTGGTGGTCACTCTTCACCATGGGAGGGCCGCTCGGCATGGTGTGGCAGCCCCAG GTGACTGGGGAGCTTGTGTTCAGCCTGCTTGGGGCGCCCGTCATGGTGGCATGTCTCTGCTTCTGGTGCCATGTGGACGCCCGCCACGCCCACCGCACCAACAGCCTCCTCCTCACCTAG
- the LOC127008065 gene encoding uncharacterized protein LOC127008065 isoform X3 has protein sequence MTIPHNNMAEGETDEQETLIRADDLQELSVGGAGASDGGGGNGGGGGAGGSSMLALPSLLQQPPPAWHLPLHCAALVVVAAALVIMLPVYLESINIAGDAYSGLLFFSLFTAAPIVLCVQVRYSYFCQLGRLGPPSPARVFRLGAAHGLATLMAVYALDRRRVVCHAQEPLMGLVVMYMIIIYFFYRGPELSSAKMFSLCGVLSGLFLAVDFQLNNKFRCRGAERGSEGTMEGYEWGMEAHSLWTIVYAVALFLFTLAWLLLEREVLSKKGIDPGRHLITTVSGVAGGGGEDTEALVVVTGSGGGGGGGGGLVLVPPPSLPNAKWELYMVWFTLASLATTLALLWTDFFTTLGKAGSPSEFVHLAAGAWRCHFHWGGECGPTALYGWSMAALHVMFLGLLGKVMAATQSMVFALATTALALPIQAIWWSLFTMGGPLGMVWQPQVTGELVFSLLGAPVMVACLCFWCHVDARHAHRTNSLLLT, from the exons ATGACAA TCCCTCACAACAACATGGCCGAGGGGGAGACGGATGAGCAGGAAACACTCATCCGCGCTGACGACCTACAGGAGCTGAGCGTCGGAGGTGCCGGTGCCAGTGACGGAGGCGGGGGCaatgggggaggtgggggagcaGGGGGAAGCAGCATGTtggccctcccctctctcctgcagCAGCCGCCCCCTGCCTGGCACCTGCCCCTGCACTGCgctgccctggtggtggtggccgccGCCCTTGTCATAATGCTCCCTGTGTACCTAGAG TCCATCAACATAGCTGGTGACGCATATTccggcctcctcttcttctccctcttcacggCGGCCCCCATCGTCCTTTGTGTCCAAGTACGCTACAGCTACTTCTGCCAACTGGGGCGCCTGGGACCACCCTCGCCTGCCCGTGTGTTCCGCCTTGGGGCCGCACACGGGCTGGCTACGCTCATGGCCGTGTATGCGCTGGACCGGCGGAGGGTGGTGTGTCACGCCCAGGAGCCTCTCATGGGGCTGGTGGTGATGTACATGATCATCATTTACTTCTTCTACCGGGGACCAG AGTTGAGTTCTGCCAAGATGTTCTCCCTGTGCGGTGTGCTCAGCGGACTCTTCCTTGCTGTGGACTTCCAGCTTAACAACAAGTTCCGTTGCCGAGGGGCTGAGCGGGGCAGTGAAGGGACGATGGAGGGGTATGAATGGGGGATGGAGGCCCATTCACTGTGGACCATCGTGTACGCTGTGGCGCTGTTCCTCTTCACACTGGCCTGGCTGCTGCTGGAGAGGGAGGTGCTGTCCAAGAAg GGCATTGATCCAGGCCGACACCTCATCACCACTGTATCAGgcgtggctggtggtggtggtgaagacacAGAAGCACTGGTGGTAGTGactggcagcggtggtggtggtggtggtggtggagggctggTGTTGGTGCCACCCCCTTCTTTGCCCAATGCCAAGTGGGAGCTGTACATGGTGTGGTTCACACTGGCCTCCCTCGCCACCACCCTCGCCCTCCTCTGGACAGACTTTTTCACCACGCTTGGCAAG GCTGGTTCTCCCTCTGAGTTTGTCCACCTGGCTGCTGGTGCGTGGAGGTGTCACTTCCACTGGGGGGGTGAGTGTGGCCCAACAGCCCTGTATGGGTGGTCCATGGCAGCACTACACGTCATGTTCCTGGGGCTGCTGGGGAAAGTGATGGCGGCCACACAGTCCATGGTGTTCGCCCTGGCCACCACCGCCCTGGCCCTCCCTATACAGGCCATCTGGTGGTCACTCTTCACCATGGGAGGGCCGCTCGGCATGGTGTGGCAGCCCCAG GTGACTGGGGAGCTTGTGTTCAGCCTGCTTGGGGCGCCCGTCATGGTGGCATGTCTCTGCTTCTGGTGCCATGTGGACGCCCGCCACGCCCACCGCACCAACAGCCTCCTCCTCACCTAG
- the LOC127008065 gene encoding uncharacterized protein LOC127008065 isoform X1 — protein MRLLHFPSWCLLIYRYLCRKTLKNTTNTTVRPLSLAASRQTVPHNNMAEGETDEQETLIRADDLQELSVGGAGASDGGGGNGGGGGAGGSSMLALPSLLQQPPPAWHLPLHCAALVVVAAALVIMLPVYLESINIAGDAYSGLLFFSLFTAAPIVLCVQVRYSYFCQLGRLGPPSPARVFRLGAAHGLATLMAVYALDRRRVVCHAQEPLMGLVVMYMIIIYFFYRGPELSSAKMFSLCGVLSGLFLAVDFQLNNKFRCRGAERGSEGTMEGYEWGMEAHSLWTIVYAVALFLFTLAWLLLEREVLSKKGIDPGRHLITTVSGVAGGGGEDTEALVVVTGSGGGGGGGGGLVLVPPPSLPNAKWELYMVWFTLASLATTLALLWTDFFTTLGKAGSPSEFVHLAAGAWRCHFHWGGECGPTALYGWSMAALHVMFLGLLGKVMAATQSMVFALATTALALPIQAIWWSLFTMGGPLGMVWQPQVTGELVFSLLGAPVMVACLCFWCHVDARHAHRTNSLLLT, from the exons ATGCGCTTGCTCCACTTTCCATCCTGGTGTCTTCTCATTTATCGTTATTTGTGCCGAAAAACACTGAAAAACACCACGAACACGACCGTCCGCCCGCTGAGTCTGGCCGCGTCAAGGCAAACAG TCCCTCACAACAACATGGCCGAGGGGGAGACGGATGAGCAGGAAACACTCATCCGCGCTGACGACCTACAGGAGCTGAGCGTCGGAGGTGCCGGTGCCAGTGACGGAGGCGGGGGCaatgggggaggtgggggagcaGGGGGAAGCAGCATGTtggccctcccctctctcctgcagCAGCCGCCCCCTGCCTGGCACCTGCCCCTGCACTGCgctgccctggtggtggtggccgccGCCCTTGTCATAATGCTCCCTGTGTACCTAGAG TCCATCAACATAGCTGGTGACGCATATTccggcctcctcttcttctccctcttcacggCGGCCCCCATCGTCCTTTGTGTCCAAGTACGCTACAGCTACTTCTGCCAACTGGGGCGCCTGGGACCACCCTCGCCTGCCCGTGTGTTCCGCCTTGGGGCCGCACACGGGCTGGCTACGCTCATGGCCGTGTATGCGCTGGACCGGCGGAGGGTGGTGTGTCACGCCCAGGAGCCTCTCATGGGGCTGGTGGTGATGTACATGATCATCATTTACTTCTTCTACCGGGGACCAG AGTTGAGTTCTGCCAAGATGTTCTCCCTGTGCGGTGTGCTCAGCGGACTCTTCCTTGCTGTGGACTTCCAGCTTAACAACAAGTTCCGTTGCCGAGGGGCTGAGCGGGGCAGTGAAGGGACGATGGAGGGGTATGAATGGGGGATGGAGGCCCATTCACTGTGGACCATCGTGTACGCTGTGGCGCTGTTCCTCTTCACACTGGCCTGGCTGCTGCTGGAGAGGGAGGTGCTGTCCAAGAAg GGCATTGATCCAGGCCGACACCTCATCACCACTGTATCAGgcgtggctggtggtggtggtgaagacacAGAAGCACTGGTGGTAGTGactggcagcggtggtggtggtggtggtggtggagggctggTGTTGGTGCCACCCCCTTCTTTGCCCAATGCCAAGTGGGAGCTGTACATGGTGTGGTTCACACTGGCCTCCCTCGCCACCACCCTCGCCCTCCTCTGGACAGACTTTTTCACCACGCTTGGCAAG GCTGGTTCTCCCTCTGAGTTTGTCCACCTGGCTGCTGGTGCGTGGAGGTGTCACTTCCACTGGGGGGGTGAGTGTGGCCCAACAGCCCTGTATGGGTGGTCCATGGCAGCACTACACGTCATGTTCCTGGGGCTGCTGGGGAAAGTGATGGCGGCCACACAGTCCATGGTGTTCGCCCTGGCCACCACCGCCCTGGCCCTCCCTATACAGGCCATCTGGTGGTCACTCTTCACCATGGGAGGGCCGCTCGGCATGGTGTGGCAGCCCCAG GTGACTGGGGAGCTTGTGTTCAGCCTGCTTGGGGCGCCCGTCATGGTGGCATGTCTCTGCTTCTGGTGCCATGTGGACGCCCGCCACGCCCACCGCACCAACAGCCTCCTCCTCACCTAG